Proteins encoded together in one Erinaceus europaeus chromosome 11, mEriEur2.1, whole genome shotgun sequence window:
- the AP4B1 gene encoding AP-4 complex subunit beta-1 encodes MPYLGSEDVVKELKKALCNPHVQADRLRYRNVIQRVIRHMTQGLDMSGVFMEMVKASATVDIVQKKLVYLYMCTYAPLKPDLALLAINTLCKDCSDPNPMVRGLALRSMCNLRMPGVQEYVQQPILNGLRDKASYVRRVAVLGCAKMHNLHEDSEVDGALVNELYGLLRDQDPIVVVNCLRSLEEILKQEGGVVINKPIAHHLLNRMSNLDQWGQAEVLNFLLRYQPRSEEELFDILNLLDTFLKSSSPGVVMGATKLFLILAKNFPHVQTDVLLRVKGPLLAACSSESRELCFAALCHVRQILHSLPGHFSSHYKKFFCSYSEPHYIKLQKVEVLCELVNDENVQQVLEELRGYCTDVSADFAQAAIFAIGGIARTYTDQCVQILTELLGLRQEHITTVVVQTLRDLVWLCPQCTEAVCQALPGCEESIQDSEGKQAFIWLLGVHGEKIPNAPYVLEDFVDSVKSETFPAVKMELLTALLRLFLSRPAECQDMLGCLLHYCIEEEKDMAVRDRALFYYRLLLAGIDEVKRILCSPKSDPSLGLLEDQAERSVNSWASDFNTLVPVYGKTHWANISKCHVAEHHGPKCYSSASFAISGTLIPEENKERVQELTDSGALVLVPNRLLTAEYFEKTWLSLEVAHQQVFPWQGAIHPDTLQMALQVVNIQTIAMSRSRSRAQPWKAYLSAQDDTGCLFLTELLLEPESLEMQISVKQSEARTKTLNSFMSVLETVIGTIGDIKS; translated from the exons GCATATGACTCAGGGATTGGACATGTCTGGTGTTTTCATGGAAATGGTGAAGGCCAGTGCCACTGTAGATATTGTTCAGAAGAAGTTGGTTTACCTGTATATGTGCACATATGCTCCCCTGAAACCAGATCTAGCTCTACTGGCTATCAATACACTATGTAAAGACTGTTCAGATCCTAACCCTATGGTTCGAGGACTTGCACTACGGAGTATGTGTAACCTCAG GATGCCTggtgtacaagaatatgtccaACAGCCTATTCTCAATGGTCTGCGGGATAAAGCTTCATATGTCAGGAGAGTAGCAGTCCTTGGTTGTGCCAAGATGCATAATCTTCATGAAGATTCTGAAGTGG ATGGTGCCCTGGTAAATGAATTATACGGTTTGCTTCGTGATCAGGATCCAATTGTGGTTGTGAATTGCCTGAGGTCTCTAGAGGAAATTCTGAAGCAGGAAGGAGGTGTTGTTATCAATAAGCCTATCGCTCACCATCTCTTAAATAG AATGTCAAATCTGGACCAGTGGGGCCAGGCTGAAGTATTAAACTTCCTGCTACGCTACCAACCCCGCAGTGAAGAGGAGCTCTTTGATATTCTCAATCTCTTGGACACTTTTCTCAAGAGCAGTAGCCCAGGTGTGGTGATGGGAGCCACCAAACTCTTTCTGATCTTGGCAAAGAATTTCCCCCATGTACAAACTGACGTGCTGCTGCGAGTCAAGGGACCCTTACTGGCTGCCTGTTCTTCAGAGAGTCGTGAGCTTTGTTTTGCTGCTCTCTGTCATGTGCGCCAGATTTTGCACAGTTTGCCAGGTCATTTTAGCAGTCactacaaaaaatttttttgctccTACTCGGAGCCCCACTACATCAAACTACAAAAAGTAGAAGTGCTCTGTGAACTGGTGAATGATGAGAATGTACAGCAGGTACTAGAAGAGCTTCGAGGGTACTGCACTGATGTGTCTGCTGACTTTGCACAGGCCGCCATCTTTGCCATAG GTGGCATTGCCAGGACCTACACAGATCAGTGTGTACAGATACTAACAGAGTTGCTGGGGCTCCGACAAGAGCATATTACCACAG TGGTGGTGCAAACTCTCCGGGACCTGGTTTGGTTGTGTCCTCAGTGTACAGAAGCTGTGTGTCAGGCTCTGCCCGGCTGTGAGGAGAGCATTCAGGATAGTGAG GGGAAGCAAGCATTTATTTGGCTACTTGGTGTCCATGGAGAAAAAATTCCCAATGCTCCATATGTGTTAGAAGACTTTGTGGACAGTGTGAAATCAGAGACATTTCCAGCTGTTAAAATGGAGCTACTCACTGCATTACTGCGCCTTTTCCTCTCCCGACCTGCTGAGTGTCAGGACATGCTAGGGTGTTTGTTACATTACTGCATAG AGGAAGAAAAGGACATGGCAGTCCGGGACCGAGCTCTCTTCTACTATCGCCTCCTCTTAGCTGGCATTGATGAAGTTAAACGGATCCTGTGTAGCCCTAAATCTGACCCTTCTCTAGGACTTTTGGAAGATCAGGCTGAAAGATCTGTGAACAGCTGGGCCTCAGACTTCAACACTCTGGTGCCAGTATATGGCAAAACCCACTGGGCAAACATCTCTAAATGCCATGTGGCAGAGCATCATGGCCCAAAATGTTACAGCTCTGCATCCTTTGCCATATCAG GAaccttgattcctgaagaaaacaAGGAGAGGGTACAAGAACTCACTGATTCTGGAGCCCTTGTGCTAGTACCTAATCGCCTACTTACTGCTGAGTATTTTGAGAAAACTTGGCTTAGCCTGGAAGTTGCTCATCAGCAGGTGTTCCCTTGGCAGGGAGCAATTCATCCTGACACCCTCCAGATGGCCCTGCAAGTAGTGAACATTCAGACCATTGCAATGAGCAGGAGCAGGTCCAGGGCCCAGCCATGGAAAGCTTACCTCAGTGCTCAAGATGACACAGGCTGCCTGTTCTTAACAGAACTGCTGTTGGAGCCAGAGAGCTTGGAAATGCAGATCTCTGTGAAGCAGAGTGAGGCAAGGACTAAGACACTGAACAGTTTCATGTCTGTGCTAGAAACTGTGATTGGAACAATTGGAGACATAAAGTCATAA